The genomic DNA GGATTGGTTGTCGAGGACTTGACGCCGCAATTGGCCAAACACCTGCGCACCGACCGAGGTGTCTACGTGGCGAGTGTCGAACAGGATGGCCCGGCGGAAACGGCGGGCGTCCAATCGGGAGATGTGATCGTTCGCGTCGGCGAAACCGAGGTGGCCACGATTGCGGATCTGATGGCTGCGGTGGCCAAGATCGATGGCGAAACAATCTCGTTGACGCTCGAAGGCGAAAAGGGGCGTCGGACCGTGGAAGTCAAACCGGTGATGGTCGCCGAAGAGCCGATCGCGCCGATGGACATGGACGAATTCGAGGACTCCACACCGGGCGATCGCGATCCGCTGATCACCGGCGATTTGATCCGTCAATTGATGAATGAATTTGGCCAAAGTCTCGACGGGCGGACGCTCCGCGATCTCGGCGGGTTGGCCGATCAACTGCTGAACGATAATCTCGGCCAGAATGAACCGTTGATGGACCGCCAGTTGAAGATCACGATCGATCGGCGTGGCGACGATCCCGCGGAGATCTTTGTCGAACTCGATGGTGAACAATATAAGACCGATGCCAAGCACCTCGACCAACTGCCGCAAGAGTTGCGGGCAACGATCGCGGAGTTGGTCGGCGAACCGCGAACCGGCAAGAGCTTCCGTTTCGGCGGCATCCACATCGACCTCGATGGCCAACGACCGCGGAGCATCGATCCTCCGTCGTTGAAACAGCCGAAAGCTCCGCGAGGCTTCGAACCACTAGACGAAGAAAACGCCGTGCCGTCGCAGATCGACGAATTGCGCCGCGAACTTAACGAATTGCGACGCAAGCTCGATCGCATCCAACCCAACCCAGGTGATTTCGATTGAACGATTCCGCTTTACTAACGGAAACTCCCCACCTTCCGCCACTCTCCCTCGGTCCCGTCGAGATCGGTTTTCCGGTCGTCCAAGCGGCTCTCTCGGGATACAGCGACTGGCCGATGCGCGTGATCGCGCGTCGCGCCGGGGCATCGTACACGTTGTGCGAAGTCATGCTCGACCAGTTCCTATTGGCCGTCAAGCAACGCAATAAGACGCGGCACTTCCTGCACATCAGCGACGAAGAGCATCCGGTCGGCGGCCAGTTGATGGGAGCCGAGCCGGAGCAGTTTGCCGCCGGAGCGCTGCGGTTGGTCGAAGCTGGCTTCGACGTGATCGATATCAACTTCGGGTGTCCCGTCAAGAAGGTGCTAGGTCGCTGCCGCGGCGGCTTTCATCTGTCGCAGCCCGAGGTGGCGTTGGAGATCGTTCGTCGGACACGCGATATCGTCCCCGACCCGATCCCCGTCACCGTCAAGATGCGACGCGGCATCGACGACAGCGAACAGAGTCGCGATAACTTCTTCACGATCATCGATGGTGCGTTTGACGCCGGTGTCGCCGCGGTCACCGTCCACGGCCGGACGGTGGAACAACGTTATAAGGGTCCCAGTCGCTGGAGCTTCTTGAAAGAGGTCAAGCAGCATGTGGGCGATCGCACGATTCTCGGCAGCGGCGATCTGTTTACCGCGGACGATTGTCTGCGGATGATCCGCGAAACGGGGATCGACGGCGTCACGGTCGCGCGCGGTGCGATCGGCAATCCGTGGATCTTTGCTCAGGCAAGAGCCTTGGCGCAAGGGCTCGAACTGCCCGCCCCGCCAACCGTTCTGGAGCAGCGTGCGGTGATGGAATCGCATTACGACCTGATGCAGCAGATGTATGGCGATCGGGCTCCGATGCTGATGCGGAAGTTTGCCATCAAATATTCCGCCAGCCACCCCGAATTCGACGCACTGAAAGTCGCGTTCTCGCGGCTCAAGTCGGCTGAGGAATTTGTCGCCGTGCTCGATCAATATTATCGACAGGATCGACCCGGCCAATATCCTCCCTCGACCGTCCACGCGACACAGCAGGAATGTTAAGCAGGTCGCTTGTGTTTTTTCGTTTAACCGCGAGCCCGTCGGGCCGCGCGGCCCCGAATAACGCGGAGCGATACCCGCGCGGTTAAACTCAATACCGTTCAACGAAGGAGCCTCGGACCGTCGCAAGAATTAGCGGCGGGATGTATTGGACGAGGTTACGAGTCCCAGCGATCTGGGTTGATGCATGCAGAAGGACTCGTAACCTCGTCCACTACCGTTCAACGAAGGAGCCTCGGACCGTCGAAAGAATTAGCGGCGGGATGTATTGGATGAGGTTACGAGTCCCAGCGATCTGGGCTGATGCATGCAAAAGGACTCGTAGCCTCGTCCACTACCGTTCGTTGAATGGTATTGCGGTTAAACTAGAAAACTCCGGGCTTGCTGCTTCGTCTCGGTCCGGCGGCCAATCACTTCGAAACACCTCGCGACAGAAGGTTTCAGACCATGGATGTCTCCAGCTTAATCCTCGGCGCGTTGGTGCTGTTGGCCGCGATCTTGCTCCAGTGGCGAACCCCGCAGGGGGACACTGGTGGAGAGCCCCTGAGCGAACTCGACACGCGATACTACCGCATTCGTACCCGCCGCCGCCGGATGGTCCATCTGCTGTTGGGGATCATCGGTTCGCTGAGCATCGCCGCGGGGGTGCTTGGCCAGGGGCGGGCGTTCTTTTTGATCTGGGCGGCAGTCCCTTTGGTCGTCTTTCTGATCGTGATCCTGGCGATGCTGGACGCCTATCAAACGCATCGCTATCTCGTGAAAAAACTGCCTGAAATCCAAGCGGCCAGCTTTTCCGATATCGATCCCGAAAAGGGACTGCGTTGAGTTTGGCGAGCTTGCCGGTCAGGCGGTTTGTCGGCGCGGCGGTTTCATCGCGGCGAAGCGGTGAGGCTCTGTTGAGTGTTGGCTGAGCCTGATAGATTAGGCCGCTATGACAACACCGATGATGCGACAATACGAAGAGGCGAAACAGGCGTGCGGCGACGCGATGCTGCTGTTTCGCATGGGCGATTTCTACGAGCTGTTTGCCGAGGATGCCAAGCAGGCGGCCAAGGTCCTGGGGCTGACATTGACCAGCCGCGACAAGGATTCGGCCAACCCCACGGCGATGGCTGGATTCCCCTACCACCAGCTGGATGCCTACCTGCGGAAACTGATCTCCGCCGGCTTCCGCGCCGCGGTCTGCGAACAGGTCGAAGACCCGAAAGAAGCCAAGGGCTTGGTCCGCCGCGAGGTCACCCGCGTCGTCTCCGCCGGGACGCTGACCGACGACCAATTGCTGGACCCACGCGAAGCGAACTACTTGGTCGCCGTCTACAAGCCGCCGGCGGAGTCGAAGCGGAAAGCGGCCGCCGGTGCTCCCGAAGTCGTCGGCATCGCCTGGGCCGAACTCTCCAGCGGTCGCTTCGAAGCCGGCTTGTTCCCCGCCGAACGCTTGGAGGATGAACTGGCTCGCATCGGTCCAGCCGAAGTCTTGATCCGCGAAGACGACGTCCGCACCTCGTTGGATTCGACAGCCACCTGGTCGGTGACCGGTCGCCCGGCCTGGACCTTCGCCTTCGATGAATCGATGCAGCTGCTGTGCCGCCAATTTGGCGTCCGCAGTCTCGAGGGCTTCGGATTCAACGACGAACACTGCCCCGCGATCCAAGCCGCCGGTGCAGTGTTGGCCTATCTGTCGGAAACGCAACGAAGTGGGCTGGACCACTTCGATTCCTTGATCGCTCACCACAACAGCCCCTCGGTCCAGATCGATGCCGCCACGCGACGCAGCCTCGAGATCACGCGGACCTTGCGATCCGGTTCCCGAACCGGTTCGCTGTTGGATGTGATCGACCAAACCTTGACTCCGATGGGCGCTCGCCAGCTGGGTGCCTGGATCGCGGCACCGTTGATCGACATCGAAGCGATCGGGCGGCGGCTCGATGCTGTCGAAGAGTTCCGGCACGGGGAACCGCTTCGCGAAAACATCCGCTCCACCCTCAAAGGCGTCTACGATCTGGCACGACTGCTGGGGCGGATCGCCACCGGACGCACCAACCCGCGCGACCTGCAATACGTCGGCAAAACGCTTGCTATGCTGCCGCCGCTGAAAGCGAAATTGACCGGCCGCAAAAGTGAACTGCTGCAATCGCTCGAACAGAACCTGCATCTCTGCCCCGAGCTGCGGTCGCGTTTGGAAGCCGCCTTGGCCGACGATTGTCCGATGTCGACAAAAGATGGCGGCTTCATTCGCGAAGGCTTTGATCCCGATCTCGACGCGCTGCGAGAACTGGCCAAGGGAGGCAAGCGTTGGATCGCGACCTACCAAGCCGAACAGATGGAGAAGACCGGCATCCAGAACCTGAAGGTCGGGTTCAACAAGGTGTTTGGGTACTACTTGGAAGTCTCCAACGCCCACCGCGACAAGGTTCCCGAGACGTTCATCCGCAAGCAGACACTGAAAAATGCGGAGCGGTTTATCACACCGGAACTGAAGGAATACGAAGAGAAGGTGCTGGCCGCCGACGACCAGGCCCAGATCCGCGAATTGAATCTGTTCGACCAATTGCGAGCCGATGTGCATCAGCACTTGCAGATCTTGCAAGTTGTTTCGGCCGCGATCGCCGATCTCGACGTCTTGGCCTCGCTGGCTGAACTGGCGGCGAAGCGGAACTATGTTCGTCCCAAGTTGACCGACGAACCGGTGATGGATGTCGAAGAGGGGCGGCACCCGGTGTTGGACGCCACGTTGCCGCAGGGTGAATTTGTTCCCAACGATATCAAGTCGTCGCCCGAAGAT from Rosistilla carotiformis includes the following:
- a CDS encoding S1C family serine protease, with product MKRSLFGQWAGKPQQQAKHAVRQSIQRSWIPLRLPCVLILLVISPLATAQEKDDLPTIPTPQLKPPRLPVDTTLLNDLRPEKKPRLGLVVEDLTPQLAKHLRTDRGVYVASVEQDGPAETAGVQSGDVIVRVGETEVATIADLMAAVAKIDGETISLTLEGEKGRRTVEVKPVMVAEEPIAPMDMDEFEDSTPGDRDPLITGDLIRQLMNEFGQSLDGRTLRDLGGLADQLLNDNLGQNEPLMDRQLKITIDRRGDDPAEIFVELDGEQYKTDAKHLDQLPQELRATIAELVGEPRTGKSFRFGGIHIDLDGQRPRSIDPPSLKQPKAPRGFEPLDEENAVPSQIDELRRELNELRRKLDRIQPNPGDFD
- a CDS encoding tRNA dihydrouridine synthase, with the protein product MNDSALLTETPHLPPLSLGPVEIGFPVVQAALSGYSDWPMRVIARRAGASYTLCEVMLDQFLLAVKQRNKTRHFLHISDEEHPVGGQLMGAEPEQFAAGALRLVEAGFDVIDINFGCPVKKVLGRCRGGFHLSQPEVALEIVRRTRDIVPDPIPVTVKMRRGIDDSEQSRDNFFTIIDGAFDAGVAAVTVHGRTVEQRYKGPSRWSFLKEVKQHVGDRTILGSGDLFTADDCLRMIRETGIDGVTVARGAIGNPWIFAQARALAQGLELPAPPTVLEQRAVMESHYDLMQQMYGDRAPMLMRKFAIKYSASHPEFDALKVAFSRLKSAEEFVAVLDQYYRQDRPGQYPPSTVHATQQEC
- the mutS gene encoding DNA mismatch repair protein MutS codes for the protein MTTPMMRQYEEAKQACGDAMLLFRMGDFYELFAEDAKQAAKVLGLTLTSRDKDSANPTAMAGFPYHQLDAYLRKLISAGFRAAVCEQVEDPKEAKGLVRREVTRVVSAGTLTDDQLLDPREANYLVAVYKPPAESKRKAAAGAPEVVGIAWAELSSGRFEAGLFPAERLEDELARIGPAEVLIREDDVRTSLDSTATWSVTGRPAWTFAFDESMQLLCRQFGVRSLEGFGFNDEHCPAIQAAGAVLAYLSETQRSGLDHFDSLIAHHNSPSVQIDAATRRSLEITRTLRSGSRTGSLLDVIDQTLTPMGARQLGAWIAAPLIDIEAIGRRLDAVEEFRHGEPLRENIRSTLKGVYDLARLLGRIATGRTNPRDLQYVGKTLAMLPPLKAKLTGRKSELLQSLEQNLHLCPELRSRLEAALADDCPMSTKDGGFIREGFDPDLDALRELAKGGKRWIATYQAEQMEKTGIQNLKVGFNKVFGYYLEVSNAHRDKVPETFIRKQTLKNAERFITPELKEYEEKVLAADDQAQIRELNLFDQLRADVHQHLQILQVVSAAIADLDVLASLAELAAKRNYVRPKLTDEPVMDVEEGRHPVLDATLPQGEFVPNDIKSSPEDGMVLLITGPNMAGKSTYIRQVALLTLMAQVGSFVPAKCATIGIADRIFARVGASDELSRGQSTFMVEMVETARILNTATPRSLVILDEIGRGTSTYDGLSLAWAITEHLHDQIGCRTLFATHYHELTQLSDMLPGVENLNVSVREWGDKVVFLHRIVRGGADKSYGIHVARLAGVPQSVNERAKDVLAQLESDHRDAFDRPTIAPPDGRKSGSAMQMTLFGYVDHPLVDELRNLQIDAMTPIDALQMLQQWQQKIRDGEDTPELSRSK